A region from the Polaribacter sp. Hel1_33_78 genome encodes:
- the hisS gene encoding histidine--tRNA ligase, with protein MKPSIPKGTRDFSPTEVANRSYIMNTIKTAFEVFGFQPIETPSFENSSTLMGKYGEEGDRLIFKILNSGDFLAKADKKLLEEKNSLKLTSQISEKALRYDLTVPFARYVVQHQNEITFPFKRYQVQPVWRADRPQKGRFREFFQCDADVVGSKSLWQEVEFIQLYDTVFTKLGLEGTTIKMNNRKILSGIAEVIGAQDKLIDFTVALDKLDKIGSEGVIKELLAKGITEEAIGKLTPLFDFSGSNADKLASLENMLQTSKEGSSGVEELRFVINAIDELGLESSTLAIDVTLARGLNYYTGAIFEVAAPESVKMGSIGGGGRYDDLTGIFGLKDVSGVGISFGLDRIYLVLEELSLFKEVALPKPKVIFLNFDSATDAVKMKAIKSLREHAIKSEYYPDLGESNKQQKRQWKYITNREIEFVVSKVENDVFTLKNMNSAKQINCSLSEMINMLKA; from the coding sequence ATGAAACCAAGCATCCCAAAAGGAACTAGAGATTTTTCGCCTACAGAGGTAGCCAATAGATCGTATATCATGAATACGATTAAAACCGCTTTTGAAGTATTCGGATTTCAACCGATTGAAACTCCTAGTTTTGAAAATTCATCAACTTTAATGGGTAAATATGGTGAGGAAGGTGATAGACTTATTTTTAAAATTTTAAATTCTGGGGATTTTTTAGCAAAGGCAGATAAGAAGTTGTTAGAAGAAAAAAATAGCTTAAAATTAACTTCTCAAATTTCTGAAAAAGCATTGCGTTACGACTTAACAGTTCCTTTTGCAAGGTATGTTGTGCAACACCAAAATGAAATTACATTTCCTTTTAAACGGTATCAAGTGCAACCCGTTTGGAGAGCAGATAGACCACAAAAAGGACGTTTTAGAGAGTTTTTTCAATGTGATGCAGATGTTGTTGGCAGTAAATCTTTATGGCAAGAAGTCGAATTTATTCAATTATACGATACCGTTTTCACCAAATTAGGTTTGGAAGGGACAACCATCAAAATGAATAATAGAAAAATACTTTCTGGTATTGCAGAAGTTATTGGCGCGCAAGATAAATTAATCGATTTTACCGTCGCTTTAGATAAGTTAGATAAAATCGGTAGCGAAGGAGTCATTAAAGAATTGTTAGCAAAAGGAATAACAGAAGAAGCCATCGGAAAATTAACACCATTATTTGATTTTTCTGGTTCTAATGCAGACAAGTTAGCTTCTTTAGAAAATATGTTACAAACATCAAAGGAAGGAAGTAGTGGAGTAGAAGAGTTACGATTTGTAATTAACGCTATTGATGAATTAGGTTTAGAGTCTTCAACATTAGCAATAGATGTAACATTGGCAAGAGGTTTAAACTATTACACCGGAGCAATTTTTGAGGTCGCTGCTCCAGAATCGGTAAAAATGGGTTCTATTGGGGGTGGTGGAAGATATGATGATTTAACAGGTATCTTTGGTTTAAAAGATGTTTCTGGAGTAGGAATTTCTTTTGGATTGGATAGAATTTATTTGGTTTTAGAAGAATTAAGCTTGTTTAAGGAGGTTGCTTTACCAAAACCGAAAGTTATTTTTCTAAATTTTGATTCGGCTACAGATGCTGTTAAAATGAAAGCAATTAAAAGCTTGAGAGAACATGCTATAAAATCTGAGTATTATCCTGATTTAGGTGAAAGTAATAAACAGCAAAAACGACAATGGAAGTACATAACTAATAGAGAAATTGAATTCGTAGTTTCTAAAGTAGAAAATGATGTTTTTACTTTAAAAAATATGAATTCAGCAAAGCAAATAAATTGCTCTTTATCCGAAATGATAAATATGTTGAAAGCATAA
- the folE gene encoding GTP cyclohydrolase I FolE — MNEERIEEIGENHIGTSAKTPLRADAFNISDEEKIERIQESVKDILNTLGMDLTDDSLQGTPKRVAKAFVNEIFMGLNPKNMPKPSTFDNNYNYGEMLVEKNIVVYSTCEHHLLPIIGRAHVAYISDGKVIGLSKMNRIVEYFSKRPQVQERLTMQVVQAMQEALGTQDVACIIDAKHLCVNSRGIKDIESSTVTAEFGGKFKEKNTKREFLDYLKMNTSFD; from the coding sequence ATGAATGAAGAAAGAATTGAAGAAATAGGAGAGAACCATATAGGTACATCAGCCAAAACTCCATTGAGAGCAGACGCTTTTAATATTTCTGACGAAGAAAAAATAGAAAGGATTCAAGAAAGTGTAAAAGATATTTTAAACACTTTAGGAATGGATTTAACAGATGACAGTTTACAAGGGACTCCTAAAAGAGTAGCAAAAGCTTTTGTAAATGAAATTTTTATGGGGTTAAATCCTAAAAATATGCCAAAGCCATCAACATTCGACAATAATTACAATTATGGTGAAATGTTGGTAGAGAAGAATATAGTAGTGTATTCTACTTGCGAACATCATTTATTACCAATAATCGGTAGAGCACATGTTGCCTATATTTCTGATGGGAAAGTAATTGGTCTTTCTAAGATGAATAGAATTGTAGAGTATTTTTCAAAAAGACCGCAAGTCCAAGAACGTTTAACAATGCAGGTGGTTCAGGCGATGCAAGAAGCTTTAGGAACGCAAGATGTTGCTTGCATTATAGATGCAAAACATTTGTGTGTAAATTCTAGAGGAATTAAAGACATAGAAAGTTCTACGGTCACTGCAGAATTTGGAGGGAAGTTTAAAGAAAAAAATACGAAAAGAGAATTTTTAGATTATCTAAAAATGAATACAAGTTTTGATTGA
- a CDS encoding T9SS type A sorting domain-containing protein, protein MNKLFKYLIFTYFFISSFSLFSQAPTSNAPIPIDRETLDVISIFSDSYDNITGANYNPDWQQSGLTTADTDFQPTGSGNSVLAYTNFNYQGIEFNSVQDLTSMEYLHLDIWTVNGVIPSITVISSGAEIPHTLSNKDGEWQSLEVPVVGITGDISKAIQLKFTGGNGVTMDIYIDNIYFYKNATEEGKDATLSALEVNGTSVADFSPNTESYLMALPGGTTQVPQITLATTTDASASIVIAQASSIPDEASVIVTSQDGSTTKTYNVSFHIGAPNTNAPTPPDRETLDVISIFSDSYENITGANYNPYWQQNGFNTANSNFQPSGSGNAVLAYTNFNYQGIEFNSVQDLTSMEFLHLDIWTVNGVAPSITVISSGAEIPHSMPNGDGKWQSIDIPIGGITGNITRAIQLKFTGGNGFTTEIYVDNIYFYKRPTANGKDATLSALKVNGTSVTGFSPNSEAYLMALPGGTTQIPQVTLATTADTAASKVITQAPSIPGDATILVTSQDGSTSKTYKVSFFIGAPHINAPIPPVRNSLDVISVFSDAYNNITGANYNPDWQQTGFISANTNFQPTGSGNAVLSYTNFNYQGIELNSVQDLTGMEFLHIDMWTVKEVQPTVAVLSSGTEIPHSISNGDGKWQSIDIPVAGITGDITRAVHLMFNGGDGSPSAIYVDNIYFYKSPTAAGKDATLSALNVNGSSVSGFKPNSESYLMALPGGTTQVPQITLAATADASASKVISQASSIPGDATVVVTSQDGSATKTYKVSFYIGAPNINAPTPLVRNALDVISVYSDAYNNISGANYNPDWQQSGFNSAKADFQPTGSGNAVLAYTNFSYQGIEFNSVQDLTSMEFLHLDIWTVNGVIPSIAVLSSGTEIPHKIQNGDGEWQSIDIPVAGITADITKAVHLKFIGGNGFSNDIYVDNIYFWKASSLGTDDVEILNFKAFPNPSQNSWTIKTDIGNITSIKVFDLQGKNVFSSIPNKITAVIDGSNLKSGLYFAQIKTLYSVKLIKLIKK, encoded by the coding sequence ATGAATAAACTTTTTAAATACTTAATTTTTACTTATTTTTTTATTTCAAGCTTTTCTTTATTTTCACAAGCACCAACATCAAACGCACCAATACCAATAGATCGTGAAACTTTAGACGTTATTTCTATCTTTAGTGATTCCTATGATAATATAACTGGAGCAAATTACAATCCAGATTGGCAACAAAGTGGTCTTACCACAGCAGATACTGATTTTCAACCAACGGGTTCTGGAAATTCAGTTTTGGCTTATACAAACTTTAATTATCAAGGAATAGAATTTAATTCAGTTCAAGATTTAACTTCTATGGAATATTTACATTTAGATATTTGGACTGTAAACGGAGTAATTCCTAGTATAACGGTTATAAGTTCAGGAGCAGAAATTCCTCATACACTTTCAAATAAAGATGGTGAGTGGCAAAGTCTTGAAGTACCTGTTGTTGGTATTACAGGTGATATTTCAAAAGCAATTCAATTAAAATTTACGGGTGGTAATGGAGTTACTATGGATATATATATTGATAATATATATTTTTATAAAAATGCAACAGAAGAAGGAAAAGATGCTACTTTAAGTGCTTTAGAAGTAAATGGAACTTCAGTTGCAGATTTTTCTCCTAATACTGAATCTTATTTGATGGCTTTACCAGGAGGAACAACTCAGGTGCCCCAAATTACTTTGGCAACAACAACAGATGCCTCAGCTTCAATAGTAATTGCACAGGCATCTTCTATTCCTGATGAAGCTAGTGTTATAGTAACATCACAAGATGGTTCAACTACTAAAACGTATAATGTATCTTTCCATATTGGAGCACCAAACACAAATGCACCAACGCCACCAGATCGTGAAACTTTGGATGTCATTTCAATTTTTAGTGATTCTTATGAAAATATAACTGGTGCAAATTACAATCCATATTGGCAACAAAATGGTTTTAATACAGCAAATTCTAATTTTCAACCTTCAGGTTCTGGAAATGCAGTGCTTGCATACACTAACTTTAATTATCAAGGAATAGAATTTAATTCAGTTCAAGATTTAACTTCTATGGAGTTTTTACACCTAGATATTTGGACTGTAAATGGCGTAGCCCCAAGCATAACCGTTATTAGTTCAGGAGCAGAAATTCCTCATTCAATGCCAAATGGAGATGGTAAATGGCAAAGCATAGATATTCCAATAGGTGGTATTACTGGAAATATTACTAGAGCAATTCAATTAAAATTTACTGGAGGTAATGGTTTTACTACTGAAATTTATGTTGATAACATATATTTTTATAAAAGACCTACGGCTAATGGAAAGGATGCTACTCTTAGTGCGTTAAAAGTAAATGGAACTTCAGTTACTGGATTTTCACCAAACTCCGAAGCATATTTAATGGCATTACCTGGAGGTACAACTCAAATACCTCAAGTTACTTTAGCAACAACTGCAGATACAGCAGCTTCTAAAGTAATTACACAAGCACCTTCTATTCCTGGTGATGCTACGATTTTAGTAACATCGCAAGATGGTTCAACTTCTAAAACTTATAAAGTTTCCTTTTTTATTGGAGCACCACATATTAATGCACCAATCCCACCTGTTCGTAATTCTTTAGATGTAATTTCAGTCTTTAGTGATGCTTACAATAATATAACTGGTGCAAATTACAATCCAGATTGGCAACAAACAGGTTTTATTTCTGCAAATACTAATTTTCAACCTACTGGTTCAGGAAATGCCGTTTTGTCTTATACAAATTTTAATTATCAAGGAATAGAATTGAATTCGGTTCAAGATTTAACAGGTATGGAGTTTTTACATATAGATATGTGGACTGTGAAAGAGGTACAACCAACTGTTGCAGTTTTAAGCTCCGGAACAGAAATTCCTCATTCAATTTCAAATGGAGATGGTAAATGGCAAAGTATAGATATCCCAGTTGCGGGTATTACAGGTGATATTACAAGAGCTGTTCATTTAATGTTTAATGGAGGTGATGGTTCACCCAGTGCTATTTATGTAGATAATATATATTTTTATAAAAGTCCAACAGCAGCTGGAAAAGATGCAACTTTAAGTGCGTTAAACGTAAATGGTAGTTCAGTTTCAGGATTTAAACCAAATTCAGAATCTTATTTGATGGCTTTACCTGGAGGAACAACGCAAGTACCTCAAATTACGTTGGCAGCAACAGCAGATGCTTCCGCTTCAAAAGTAATTTCACAAGCTTCTTCAATTCCTGGTGATGCAACTGTTGTAGTAACATCGCAAGATGGTTCTGCTACAAAAACGTATAAAGTATCTTTTTATATTGGAGCACCAAATATAAATGCACCAACCCCACTAGTTCGAAATGCTTTGGATGTAATTTCTGTTTATAGTGATGCTTACAACAATATATCTGGTGCAAATTATAATCCAGATTGGCAACAAAGTGGTTTTAATTCCGCAAAAGCAGATTTTCAACCTACAGGCTCTGGAAATGCAGTACTTGCATACACAAATTTTAGTTATCAAGGTATAGAATTTAATTCTGTTCAAGATTTAACTTCTATGGAATTTTTACACTTAGATATATGGACTGTAAATGGAGTAATTCCGAGTATAGCTGTCCTAAGTTCAGGTACAGAAATTCCTCATAAAATACAAAACGGAGATGGTGAATGGCAAAGCATAGATATCCCTGTTGCAGGTATAACAGCCGATATTACAAAAGCTGTTCATTTAAAATTCATTGGAGGTAATGGTTTTTCAAATGATATTTATGTAGACAATATATATTTCTGGAAAGCATCATCACTCGGAACAGATGATGTTGAAATTTTAAACTTTAAAGCTTTTCCTAATCCTTCTCAGAATAGTTGGACAATAAAAACTGATATTGGGAATATTACATCTATTAAAGTATTTGACTTGCAAGGTAAAAATGTGTTTTCATCAATACCTAATAAAATCACAGCTGTTATAGATGGATCTAATTTAAAAAGTGGACTTTATTTTGCTCAAATAAAAACATTATATAGTGTTAAGCTCATTAAGCTTATTAAAAAGTAG
- a CDS encoding glycosyl hydrolase — protein sequence MNQIVRKIVFIFVVLFYAFSFLAQTTQVGSASYTNSHPGADAAGRNGFPSGSPQLSGNAIGKPVPTNDWWSKLVKENHADNLFNYPMTMKTTNTGLIVTYIPFGVIGDSAPIEVGITGLNTSKASVSDYSDWTVSMNWKDSNHELKATSGIGMPFLYFEKDADDIVEIKVNSGSASISNEILIIENATSGADFVFYAPFGSTWSQSGKIYTSILNGKDYWSMAMLPQNTSNVSVVAQDFKKYAYIFPSKSSTSWSYDENNAKVTTTFSVDTDIKEGTNSNMLLGLLPHQWNNLSSNSPTPNTYAYSSVRGALNMLDGNTFTVENTYKGILPTIPYLANYSAGFSPSDLDAKISQIENDGLATWTDSYNEGQVMNRLIQTARIADQTGDIAARNKMIATVKERLEDWLTYESGEVAFLFYYNTNWSALLGYPAGHGQDNNINDHHFHWGYFIHAAAFMEQFEPGWSTKWGDMINILIRDAASIDRNDTQFPFLRNFSPYAGHSWANGFATFPQGNDQESTSESMQFASSLIHWGTITENNSIRDLGIYIYTTEQTAIEEYWFDVYERNFQANQQYSLVSRVWGNSYDNGTFWTADIAAAYGIEMYPIHGGSFYLGHNQEYSKKLWTEIASNTGVLSKEDNDNLWHDTYWKYLSFTNPQAAVDLYNAYPERNLKFGISDAQTYHWLHGVNAMGVVDASITANYPIALVFNQNGENTYVAHNYSDSEITVSFSDGFQLTVPANQMRTNRDVDASGVLSSDFDQAFPNGSVNLSVTTSGNGITKVAFYDGENLIAEDTAAPFAIKAADLTLGVHGFYAKIYVDNQFNVSNIINVQVGEQIPYSGSAISIPGTIEAGFYDKFEGGIGQNISYIDNSIGNNGDFRTGENVDAISVNGEGATVGWTGAGEWMEYTVNVETAGLYDLSYRAASGNSNGGGPFYFEIEGKKVSPSISVPNSNDWENWTTNSASNIALTKGEHVLRLFIESGEFNLGKMTFSYKESLPFVPPVADAGTNVSVILPNSTGILDGSSSYDLEGETITYKWEQIYGPSIINFDNTTIASPNISNLEDGVYKLKLTVSDGTYTDFDEVLILVSAEGNLSPSISITSPSNESSFKEGQDINITTIATDLDGSIIIVEFFDGSQKIGEDTTAPFSLVWPTAAIGNHEITAVATDNMAAKTTSAAVNITVSEEKLCSETSTEAQQGSFSQGYEVTFETVGSSVTITFKLLDNNKAGVIAYLWKQSPFSETQLAEVGDLTFSKTISGFTTGETLSYACKFAYAGGLAATKYFNYVVGDNCSGSASDVTAPENFTASLGNITANSVELLLKASDGSGKVIYDISYGSSSESISGDSGVQKAYIVNSLTPETLYSFAISAKDLSGNIALNNPLNLQATTLGSSNSQCIGTDSDATQGSFSIGYNYEFETNGTDVTITFELLDTDKSDVGAYLWEESPFSETTMNAVSGKKFSKTITGLTNGQTISYACKFAFAGGLAVTKYLSYTVGNNCALNVENNKWTQAVHLYPNPVKNVLRIVSPIKTIIKVEIYSVVGKKELEFNRNQEKLNIEELSSGLYLIKISSIEGSFTTKFIKE from the coding sequence ATGAATCAAATAGTTAGAAAAATAGTTTTTATTTTTGTAGTATTATTTTATGCTTTTTCCTTTTTAGCGCAAACAACTCAAGTTGGTAGCGCTAGCTATACCAATTCACATCCAGGGGCAGATGCCGCGGGTAGAAATGGTTTTCCATCAGGATCACCTCAATTAAGCGGAAATGCTATTGGTAAACCAGTTCCTACCAACGATTGGTGGTCTAAATTGGTTAAAGAAAATCATGCAGATAATTTATTTAATTATCCCATGACTATGAAAACTACTAATACGGGTTTAATTGTTACATACATCCCATTTGGTGTCATCGGAGATTCAGCTCCAATAGAGGTAGGTATTACAGGTTTAAATACCAGTAAAGCTTCGGTTTCAGATTATTCAGACTGGACTGTCTCTATGAATTGGAAGGATTCAAACCACGAGTTAAAAGCTACTTCAGGAATTGGAATGCCTTTTTTATATTTTGAAAAAGATGCGGATGATATCGTAGAAATTAAAGTAAATTCAGGATCAGCTAGTATTTCAAACGAAATTTTAATTATAGAAAATGCAACAAGTGGCGCAGATTTTGTTTTTTATGCGCCTTTTGGAAGCACTTGGTCACAATCCGGAAAAATTTATACTTCGATCTTAAATGGTAAAGATTATTGGTCTATGGCAATGTTACCACAAAATACAAGTAATGTAAGTGTTGTAGCTCAAGACTTTAAGAAATATGCGTATATATTTCCTTCAAAAAGTTCAACATCTTGGAGTTATGATGAAAATAATGCAAAAGTAACAACTACATTCTCCGTAGATACAGATATAAAAGAAGGTACGAATTCTAATATGCTGCTAGGATTATTGCCTCATCAGTGGAATAATTTAAGTTCTAATTCACCAACACCTAATACATATGCATATAGTTCTGTAAGAGGAGCGTTAAACATGCTAGATGGTAATACTTTTACTGTAGAAAATACCTATAAAGGTATTTTACCGACAATTCCTTACCTGGCAAATTATAGCGCAGGTTTTAGTCCATCTGATTTAGATGCTAAAATTTCTCAAATAGAGAATGATGGTTTAGCAACTTGGACAGATTCTTATAATGAAGGACAAGTAATGAATAGACTAATTCAAACCGCAAGAATAGCAGATCAAACAGGTGATATTGCAGCAAGAAATAAAATGATCGCTACAGTAAAAGAAAGATTAGAAGATTGGTTAACTTATGAGTCAGGAGAGGTAGCTTTCTTATTTTATTATAATACTAATTGGTCTGCATTGTTAGGCTATCCTGCAGGTCATGGACAAGATAATAATATTAATGATCACCATTTTCATTGGGGATATTTTATTCATGCTGCCGCTTTTATGGAGCAATTTGAGCCGGGGTGGTCTACAAAGTGGGGAGACATGATTAATATTCTAATCAGAGATGCAGCTTCAATCGATAGAAATGATACACAATTTCCATTTTTAAGAAATTTTAGTCCTTATGCAGGTCATAGTTGGGCAAATGGATTTGCAACTTTTCCACAAGGAAATGATCAAGAATCTACTTCAGAAAGTATGCAATTTGCCTCTTCATTAATTCATTGGGGAACTATCACAGAAAATAATAGTATAAGAGATTTGGGAATTTATATTTATACGACAGAACAAACGGCCATAGAAGAATATTGGTTTGACGTTTATGAACGGAATTTTCAAGCAAATCAGCAATACAGTTTGGTGTCAAGAGTTTGGGGAAATTCTTATGATAATGGAACATTTTGGACGGCAGATATAGCTGCAGCTTATGGTATAGAAATGTATCCCATTCATGGAGGTTCTTTTTATTTAGGACACAATCAAGAATATTCTAAAAAGCTTTGGACAGAAATTGCATCAAATACAGGTGTTTTAAGTAAAGAGGATAATGATAATTTATGGCATGATACCTACTGGAAATATTTATCATTTACAAATCCTCAAGCCGCAGTTGATTTATATAATGCATATCCAGAAAGAAATTTAAAGTTTGGTATTTCTGATGCTCAAACGTATCATTGGTTGCACGGTGTTAATGCTATGGGTGTAGTAGATGCCTCAATTACGGCAAATTATCCTATTGCTTTGGTTTTTAATCAAAACGGAGAAAATACATATGTGGCACACAATTATTCAGATTCCGAAATTACTGTTTCATTTTCTGATGGTTTTCAATTGACGGTTCCCGCAAATCAAATGAGAACAAATAGAGATGTTGATGCAAGTGGAGTTTTGTCCTCAGACTTCGACCAAGCTTTTCCTAACGGTAGTGTAAATTTATCTGTAACCACCTCTGGAAATGGTATTACTAAAGTAGCCTTTTATGACGGTGAAAATTTAATTGCAGAAGATACAGCTGCACCTTTTGCTATAAAAGCTGCAGATTTAACATTGGGTGTTCACGGTTTTTATGCTAAAATTTATGTTGATAATCAGTTTAATGTCTCAAATATTATAAACGTTCAAGTGGGTGAGCAGATTCCTTATTCAGGAAGTGCTATTTCAATTCCAGGTACTATTGAAGCTGGTTTTTACGATAAATTTGAAGGAGGAATAGGACAAAACATATCATATATAGATAACTCTATTGGAAATAATGGAGATTTTAGAACTGGAGAAAATGTGGATGCTATTTCCGTAAATGGAGAAGGCGCAACAGTCGGTTGGACTGGTGCTGGTGAATGGATGGAGTACACGGTTAATGTTGAAACAGCTGGTCTTTATGACCTAAGTTATAGAGCTGCCTCTGGTAATTCTAATGGAGGAGGCCCATTCTATTTTGAAATAGAAGGAAAGAAAGTAAGTCCAAGTATTTCAGTTCCAAATTCTAACGACTGGGAAAATTGGACAACAAATAGTGCTTCTAATATTGCATTAACAAAAGGTGAGCATGTGCTGCGCTTATTTATTGAAAGTGGAGAATTTAATTTAGGTAAAATGACTTTTAGCTATAAAGAATCATTACCATTCGTACCTCCAGTTGCTGATGCAGGCACAAATGTTTCTGTAATATTGCCAAATTCAACAGGAATTTTAGATGGTTCCTCAAGTTATGACCTAGAAGGCGAAACTATTACCTATAAATGGGAACAGATATACGGCCCCTCAATTATAAATTTTGATAATACCACAATTGCATCCCCAAATATTTCTAATTTAGAAGATGGCGTGTATAAGTTAAAATTAACTGTTAGTGATGGTACTTACACCGATTTTGATGAGGTTTTAATTCTTGTTTCTGCAGAAGGGAATCTAAGCCCTTCAATTTCGATAACTTCACCAAGCAATGAATCTTCTTTTAAAGAAGGGCAGGATATCAATATAACAACAATTGCTACCGATTTAGATGGCAGTATTATAATAGTAGAGTTTTTTGATGGCTCTCAAAAAATAGGAGAAGATACAACTGCTCCTTTTAGTTTAGTTTGGCCTACTGCCGCTATTGGAAATCATGAAATTACTGCGGTAGCCACTGATAATATGGCTGCTAAAACAACATCTGCAGCAGTAAATATTACCGTTTCTGAAGAAAAATTATGCTCTGAAACTTCTACTGAAGCGCAGCAGGGAAGTTTTTCACAAGGGTATGAGGTGACTTTTGAGACTGTGGGTTCAAGCGTAACAATTACATTTAAATTGTTAGATAATAACAAAGCGGGGGTTATTGCGTATTTATGGAAGCAATCTCCTTTCTCTGAAACTCAATTAGCAGAGGTTGGTGATTTAACTTTTTCTAAGACCATTAGTGGTTTTACAACAGGAGAAACATTAAGTTATGCTTGTAAATTTGCTTATGCAGGAGGTTTAGCCGCTACAAAATATTTTAATTATGTAGTAGGAGATAATTGTTCAGGCAGTGCCTCTGATGTAACGGCTCCAGAAAATTTTACAGCTTCTCTTGGAAACATAACTGCTAATAGTGTTGAATTATTATTAAAGGCTTCAGACGGTTCAGGTAAGGTAATTTATGATATTTCTTACGGCAGTTCCTCAGAATCAATAAGCGGAGATTCAGGGGTTCAAAAAGCTTATATTGTAAATAGTTTGACGCCAGAAACATTGTATTCTTTCGCTATTTCGGCAAAAGATTTGTCTGGGAACATCGCTTTAAATAATCCATTAAACTTGCAAGCAACAACCCTGGGGAGTTCTAATTCTCAATGTATTGGAACTGATAGTGATGCAACTCAGGGGTCTTTTTCAATAGGCTATAATTATGAATTTGAAACCAATGGCACAGATGTTACAATTACATTTGAGTTATTAGATACAGATAAATCTGATGTTGGTGCTTATTTATGGGAAGAGTCACCATTTTCGGAAACTACCATGAATGCCGTTTCTGGGAAAAAGTTTTCCAAAACAATTACTGGTTTAACGAACGGACAAACTATCAGCTATGCTTGTAAATTTGCTTTTGCCGGAGGTCTAGCGGTAACTAAATATTTATCATATACGGTTGGAAATAATTGTGCTTTAAATGTTGAAAATAATAAGTGGACACAAGCTGTTCATTTATATCCTAATCCGGTTAAAAATGTGCTGCGTATTGTTTCACCAATTAAGACAATAATTAAAGTTGAAATTTATTCAGTAGTCGGAAAAAAGGAACTAGAGTTCAATAGAAATCAAGAAAAATTGAATATTGAAGAATTATCCAGCGGATTGTATTTGATAAAAATTTCATCTATTGAAGGAAGTTTTACAACAAAATTTATCAAAGAATAA